The Setaria italica strain Yugu1 chromosome IX, Setaria_italica_v2.0, whole genome shotgun sequence genome has a window encoding:
- the LOC101778245 gene encoding probable polyol transporter 6 — protein MGEEEQRNGSGRKEGRKKSKYAVACSIVGSIISILMGYDTGVMSGAMLFIKDDLKTNDTQVQVLAGILNICAVVGSLTAGRVSDWAGRRRTISFAACIFFVGSVLMGLAPNFATLLVGRCVAGVGVGYALMIAPVYAAEISSAESRGALSSLPDICISLGILLGYVANYLLAKLPLVYGWRAMLGLGALPSAALAVGVFAMPESPRWLVMQGRAEEALAVLRRECETEDEAQVRLAEIKTAAGLAVDSAPGVPAPRSSGKGVWKELFLHPTPTVRRILVAALGVHFFNHLTGIEAVLLYSPRIFKAAGIATRDEVLAATVGVGVTKTVFILVAILLVDRIGRRRLYLSSLAGIIASLACLGLGLTVVERSAPHHAARWAVGLAITTVFTFVASFSVGVGPVTWTYSSEVFPLRLRAQGTSVGVAINRLINATVSMTFVSLYKAMTIGGAFFLFAGLSVVAAVFFYFLCPETHCRPLEEIEEVFSHGWCAHRGEVPAVEMRGSSVGDGNAKTQP, from the exons ATGGGAGAAGAGGAGCAAAGGAATGGCAGTGGACGGaaggaggggaggaagaagagcaagtATGCCGTAGCGTGCTCTATTGTTGGCTCCATCATCTCCATCCTCATGGGCTACG ACACCGGTGTGATGAGCGGCGCGATGCTGTTCATCAAGGACGACCTCAAGACGAACGACACGCAGGTGCAGGTCCTCGCCGGCATCCTCAACATCTGCGCCGTCGTCGGTTCCCTCACCGCCGGGCGCGTCTCCGActgggccggccgccgccgcaccatCTCGTTTGCGGCCTGCATCTTCTTCGTGGGCTCCGTCCTCATGGGCCTGGCGCCCAACTTCGCGACGCTCCTGGTCGGCCGCTGCGTCgcgggcgtcggcgtcggctaCGCGCTCATGATCGCGCCCGTCTACGCCGCCGAGATCTCCTCCGCGGAGTCCCGCGGCGCGCTCAGCTCGCTCCCCGACATATGCATCAGCCTTGGCATCCTCCTCGGCTACGTGGCCAACTACCTGCTCGCCAAGCTGCCCCTGGTCTACGGCTGGCGGGCCATGCTCGGGCTCGGCGCGCTCCCGagcgccgcgctcgccgtcggCGTGTTCGCGATGCCCGAGTCGCCTCGGTGGCTCGTCATGCAGGGACGCGCCGAGGAGGCTCTCGCCGTGCTCCGGCGGGAGTGCGAGACGGAGGACGAGGCCCAGGTGCGGCTCGCGGAGATCAAGACCGCCGCCGGGCTCGCCGTTGACTCCGCCCCCGGCGTGCCCGCGCCAAGGAGCAGCGGCAAGGGCGTGTGGAAGGAGCTGTTCCTGCACCCGACGCCGACGGTGCGGCGCATCCTGGTTGCCGCCCTCGGCGTGCACTTCTTCAACCACCTGACGGGCATCGAGGCGGTGCTGCTCTACAGCCCGCGCATCTTCAAGGCCGCCGGGATCGCGACCCGCGACGAGGTCCTCGCGGCGACCGTCGGCGTGGGCGTGACGAAGACGGTGTTCATCCTGGTCGCCATCCTGCTCGTGGACCgaatcggccggcggcggctctaCCTGTCCAGCCTGGCGGGCATCATCGCCTCGCTGGCGTGCCTGGGGCTCGGGCTCACCGTCGTCGAGCGCTCGGCGCCCCACCACGCGGCGCGGTGGGCGGTGGGGCTGGCCATCACCACGGTGTTCACCTTCGTGGCGTCGTTCTCCGTCGGCGTGGGCCCCGTCACGTGGACCTACAGCTCGGAGGTGTTCCCGCTCCGGCTACGCGCGCAGGGCACCAGCGTTGGAGTGGCCATCAACCGCCTGATAAACGCCACCGTGTCCATGACGTTCGTGTCGCTGTACAAGGCCATGACCATCGGCGGCGCCTTCTTCCTGTTCGCGGGGCTCTCAGTGGTGGCCGCCGTGTTCTTCTACTTCCTCTGCCCCGAGACGCATTGCCGGCCATTGGAGGAGATCGAGGAGGTGTTCAGCCACGGATGGTGCGCGCACCGCGGAGAGGTGCCCGCGGTGGAGATGCGGGGGTCATCCGTGGGCGATGGCAACGCCAAGACGCAACCGTGA